The Streptomyces sp. Je 1-332 genome has a window encoding:
- a CDS encoding glycerol-3-phosphate dehydrogenase/oxidase has protein sequence MTTLQSVPALGTHPAAGSHQSRAETREQLSKATYDLLVIGGGILGISTAWHAAQSGLRVALVDAGDFAGATSSASSKLLHGGLRYLQTGAVKLVAENHFERRAVSRQVAPHLANPLTFYLPVYKGGPHGAAKLGAGVFAYSALSAFGDGVGHLLSPSKAAQDVPELRTDNLKAVAVYGDDQMNDSRMALMTVRAAVEAGAAVLNHAEVTGLRFTSGRVTGAELKDRMSGDEFGVNARLVLNATGPWVDHLRKMENPDAAPSIRLSKGAHLVLKRTAPWKAALATPIDKYRITFALPWEDMLLLGTTDEEFEGDPADVSVTEADTAQILDEAAFSIRDQQLSRDLITYSFAGLRVLPGGPGDTSKAKRETVVTEGARGMLSVAGGKWTTFRHIGRTVMKKLESLPGHPLGDDYEPISQLQKRLPLPGIANPRAVAHRLLVDGPAPGPRMSADTAKHLATHYGSLSFDIARLANENPELAERVSPDAPEIWAQVVYARDNEWAETADDVLRRRTTLTIRGLATDEVRAKVQDVLDGK, from the coding sequence ATGACCACCCTGCAGAGCGTCCCTGCCCTCGGGACGCATCCGGCTGCCGGTTCCCACCAGAGCCGCGCCGAGACCCGGGAGCAGCTTTCCAAGGCGACGTACGACCTCCTGGTGATCGGTGGCGGAATCCTGGGCATCTCCACCGCCTGGCATGCCGCGCAGTCGGGACTGCGGGTGGCCCTGGTGGACGCCGGTGACTTCGCCGGCGCCACCTCCTCCGCCTCCTCCAAGCTCCTCCACGGCGGTCTGCGCTATCTGCAGACCGGCGCGGTGAAGCTGGTCGCGGAGAACCACTTCGAGCGTCGCGCGGTGTCCCGTCAGGTGGCCCCCCACCTGGCGAACCCGCTCACGTTCTACCTGCCCGTCTACAAGGGCGGACCGCACGGCGCCGCCAAGCTGGGCGCGGGCGTGTTCGCGTACAGCGCGCTGTCCGCGTTCGGTGACGGCGTCGGCCACCTGCTCTCGCCCTCGAAGGCCGCGCAGGACGTGCCGGAGCTGCGCACGGACAACCTCAAGGCCGTCGCCGTCTACGGCGACGACCAGATGAACGACTCCCGCATGGCCCTGATGACGGTCCGCGCGGCGGTCGAGGCCGGTGCCGCCGTCCTCAACCACGCCGAGGTCACGGGCCTGCGCTTCACCAGCGGCCGGGTCACGGGCGCGGAGCTCAAGGACCGCATGAGCGGCGACGAGTTCGGCGTGAACGCGCGGCTCGTGCTCAACGCGACCGGACCGTGGGTCGACCACCTGCGCAAGATGGAGAACCCCGACGCGGCCCCCTCCATCCGCCTCTCCAAGGGCGCGCATCTGGTCCTCAAGCGCACCGCCCCCTGGAAGGCCGCGCTGGCCACGCCGATCGACAAGTACCGCATCACGTTCGCCCTGCCATGGGAGGACATGCTCCTTCTCGGCACGACCGACGAGGAGTTCGAGGGCGACCCGGCCGACGTGAGCGTCACCGAGGCCGACACCGCGCAGATCCTGGACGAGGCCGCGTTCTCCATCCGCGACCAGCAGCTGTCCCGCGATCTGATCACGTACTCCTTCGCGGGTCTGCGCGTCCTGCCCGGCGGTCCCGGCGACACGTCGAAGGCCAAGCGAGAGACCGTCGTCACCGAGGGCGCGCGCGGCATGCTCTCCGTCGCGGGCGGCAAGTGGACGACCTTCCGCCACATCGGCCGTACGGTCATGAAGAAGCTGGAGTCGCTGCCGGGCCACCCGCTCGGCGACGACTACGAGCCGATCTCGCAGCTGCAGAAGCGGCTTCCGCTGCCCGGCATCGCCAACCCGCGCGCGGTCGCGCACCGTCTCCTTGTCGACGGTCCGGCTCCCGGCCCGCGCATGTCGGCCGACACCGCCAAGCACCTGGCGACGCACTACGGCTCGCTCTCCTTCGACATCGCACGCCTGGCGAACGAGAACCCGGAGCTCGCCGAGCGCGTCTCGCCCGACGCCCCGGAGATCTGGGCCCAGGTCGTCTACGCCCGTGACAACGAGTGGGCCGAGACGGCGGACGACGTCCTGCGCCGCCGTACGACGCTGACGATCCGCGGCCTCGCCACGGACGAGGTCCGCGCCAAGGTCCAGGACGTGCTCGACGGCAAGTAG
- a CDS encoding purine-nucleoside phosphorylase, which produces MTTDARTLTEAGTLADALPITRVPRTGLPTRAVVVGDPARATTVADLLDDAKEVSYHREYRTFTGSWQGTPVVVASHGVGAPGAMLLFQELAEAGVTTILRLGTAGAIRPGIRDGDLVIADAAVRDDGVTQQLIPAEYPAFAAPEAVIALQRAARAAEAPYHRGVVWTRAAFQPGFLPLPGEAYAAAGIAAIEMELSALYVFASTHGLVAGGALVVDGANADELVDEAATGGYNPHRNVVAEGVDRGARIALDALRLLAATEH; this is translated from the coding sequence ATGACGACCGACGCCCGTACGCTCACCGAAGCCGGCACGCTCGCCGACGCGCTGCCCATCACCCGCGTCCCCCGCACCGGCCTGCCCACCCGTGCGGTCGTGGTCGGCGACCCGGCGCGCGCCACCACCGTCGCCGATCTCCTGGACGACGCGAAGGAGGTGTCGTACCACCGCGAGTACCGCACCTTCACCGGCAGTTGGCAGGGCACCCCGGTCGTCGTCGCCTCGCACGGCGTCGGCGCCCCCGGCGCGATGCTCCTCTTCCAGGAGTTGGCGGAGGCGGGCGTCACCACCATCCTGCGGCTCGGCACGGCGGGCGCGATCCGCCCCGGCATCCGCGACGGCGACCTGGTCATCGCGGACGCGGCGGTACGCGACGACGGCGTGACCCAGCAGTTGATCCCCGCCGAGTACCCGGCGTTCGCGGCCCCGGAGGCGGTCATCGCCCTCCAGCGGGCCGCCCGCGCGGCCGAGGCCCCGTACCACCGTGGCGTGGTGTGGACGCGGGCCGCGTTCCAGCCGGGGTTCCTGCCGCTGCCCGGTGAGGCGTACGCGGCCGCCGGGATCGCGGCCATCGAGATGGAGCTCTCGGCGCTGTACGTCTTCGCGTCCACGCACGGCCTCGTCGCGGGCGGCGCGCTCGTGGTCGACGGAGCCAACGCCGACGAACTCGTCGACGAGGCAGCCACCGGCGGGTACAACCCGCACCGGAACGTGGTGGCCGAAGGAGTCGACCGGGGCGCCCGGATAGCCTTGGACGCGCTCCGTCTCCTTGCCGCCACGGAGCACTGA
- a CDS encoding amidohydrolase encodes MHHPTDLPAQDRGGSIDLLVHGGDILTVDASGTVVRDGAVAVREGRIVDIGPAERLRAAYEAADELDARGCLVLPGLINTHTHLAMTLFRGIADDVTLQGFLARVIPAEAEGLSPETVSAGIQGAIAESVRGGVTAALDMYWFHEAAEAVARDAGWRLLTGPTFMDVPGPPDGRPYAERLGWASADLAARAPAPGTRPVVFAHSAYTLAPAQLTAISALAREHGALLHLHAAENAGEVETVTERHGMRPVELLDSLGVLGPDTLLAHAVDLTDAEIEAIARTGTSVAHCPVSNLKLGCGIARVPDLLDAGVTVGLGTDGAVSSNTLDLLGAVKVAALVHKAGGDPTAVGAEQAVRMATIESARALGLGDQLGSLEPGKRADLIVLDLDRPHLTPRHAPWSMLAYAAASSDVRDTVVDGRVLMRDRTLVTVDERRALRALRDAAARAATGPASTTGTSEVASPA; translated from the coding sequence ATGCACCACCCCACCGACCTGCCGGCCCAGGACAGGGGCGGCTCCATCGATCTCCTGGTCCACGGCGGCGACATCCTCACCGTCGACGCGTCCGGCACCGTCGTGCGGGACGGCGCCGTCGCCGTGCGCGAGGGCCGGATCGTCGACATCGGCCCCGCCGAGCGGCTGCGCGCCGCCTACGAGGCCGCCGACGAACTGGACGCCCGCGGCTGTCTCGTCCTGCCGGGTCTGATCAACACGCACACGCACCTGGCGATGACCCTGTTCCGAGGCATAGCCGACGACGTCACCCTCCAGGGCTTCCTGGCCCGCGTGATCCCGGCCGAGGCGGAGGGTCTCTCGCCGGAGACGGTGAGCGCGGGCATCCAGGGCGCGATCGCCGAGTCCGTACGGGGCGGGGTCACCGCCGCGCTGGACATGTACTGGTTCCACGAGGCGGCCGAGGCCGTGGCCCGCGACGCCGGGTGGCGCCTCCTGACGGGACCCACGTTCATGGACGTGCCGGGCCCGCCGGACGGCCGCCCCTACGCCGAGCGGCTCGGCTGGGCTTCGGCCGACCTCGCCGCCCGCGCCCCGGCGCCGGGCACCCGCCCCGTGGTCTTCGCGCACTCCGCGTACACCCTGGCGCCCGCGCAGCTGACGGCGATCAGCGCGCTCGCCCGTGAGCACGGCGCCCTGCTGCACCTCCACGCCGCCGAGAACGCGGGCGAGGTGGAGACGGTCACCGAGCGGCACGGCATGCGCCCGGTGGAACTGCTCGACTCGCTGGGCGTCCTCGGCCCGGACACCCTGCTCGCGCACGCCGTCGACCTCACGGACGCGGAGATCGAGGCCATCGCTCGTACCGGCACGTCCGTGGCGCACTGCCCGGTGTCGAACCTGAAGCTGGGCTGCGGCATCGCACGCGTCCCCGACCTGCTCGACGCGGGTGTCACGGTGGGCCTCGGCACGGACGGCGCGGTGAGCTCCAACACGCTGGACCTCCTCGGCGCGGTGAAGGTCGCGGCGCTCGTGCACAAGGCGGGTGGCGATCCGACGGCTGTCGGCGCCGAGCAGGCCGTGCGGATGGCCACGATCGAGTCGGCGCGGGCACTCGGCCTCGGCGACCAGCTGGGCTCGCTCGAGCCCGGCAAGCGCGCCGACCTGATCGTCCTCGACCTCGACCGGCCCCATCTCACGCCCCGGCACGCCCCCTGGTCGATGCTGGCGTACGCCGCCGCGTCCAGTGACGTACGGGACACGGTGGTCGACGGCCGGGTCCTGATGCGGGACCGTACGCTGGTGACAGTGGACGAGCGGCGTGCGCTGCGCGCCCTGCGGGACGCGGCGGCGCGCGCGGCGACCGGTCCCGCGAGTACGACAGGCACCTCCGAAGTGGCGAGCCCCGCATGA